A stretch of the Corylus avellana chromosome ca6, CavTom2PMs-1.0 genome encodes the following:
- the LOC132184595 gene encoding uncharacterized protein LOC132184595: protein MDPPPLPPLPTAASTTNATTIQANYPDSADSSPRSRHAETSWLDEPLPPVPGAKLRLMCSYGGHIIPRPHDKSLCYVSGETRIVVVDRHSSLSDLCSRLSHTLLNGRPFTLKYQLPHEDLDSLISVSTDEDLENMIEEYDRTTSGTKLKPASRLRLFLFFSKPEAAASMGSLLDDAKSETWFVDALNHAGLLPRGLSDSATGCMLNLDGVRGSDSCNDLEAQVADNSLGDNNKQVTSNVHDVHSMHDSPMVENSSSYGSSSSSPSMSNLPPIRVRVEDQKLGMEEQFAQISFAPSGLKQDDTFGVLSAPPPSLPTVMASASTAASAAIPTAVSNETASRVFSDDERSDQGVPVGFRKPPLPLQPVHMKACGGPGGYSLPSPDSVASDSSIASASSVSKPLYYQDQVHAAHRDNRSPNSPSTKNEIPDSSSRTTQQQQVQDSGYILDQQQQQQFLHASAHYMPHPAATGQAPMSSYYQVYAPTSQQQLHHPTDQQYSLYVMPSVAQAQSYTMSMQSNIADTTGAAAHPAMFAASAAYKDAIPPIYPTKTTTAAKSEMASSIYRTAVAAANPQFVQVPSRQFQQQYAGFHPSQSIAVASSAAGNYGFEYTNHPNHEQVYYTHQAAPLPPQYQTMTAAAAIALSDASNQLPTESLQQIRTSQPL from the exons ATGGATCCACCACCTCTCCCACCCCTCCCCACCGCCGCTTCCACCACCAATGCCACCACCATCCAAGCGAACTACCCAGACTCGGCCGACTCCTCCCCGCGCTCCCGCCACGCAGAAACCAGCTGGCTCGACGAGCCTCTCCCTCCTGTCCCAGGCGCCAAGCTCCGCCTCATGTGCAGCTACGGCGGCCACATCATCCCCCGCCCCCATGACAAATCCCTCTGCTATGTCAGCGGCGAGACCCGCATCGTGGTCGTCGACCGCCACTCCTCCCTCTCGGACCTCTGCTCTCGTCTCTCCCACACTCTCCTCAACGGCCGACCCTTCACGCTCAAGTACCAGCTTCCCCACGAAGATTTGGACTCCCTTATATCCGTCTCCACCGACGAAGACCTGGAGAACATGATCGAAGAGTACGACCGTACGACCTCAGGGACGAAATTGAAACCCGCTTCACGTCTGcgtttgtttctctttttctccaagCCCGAGGCTGCAGCCTCCATGGGATCGCTCCTCGACGATGCCAAGTCCGAGACGTGGTTCGTCGACGCGCTCAACCATGCCGGGCTACTTCCTAGAGGGCTGTCTGATTCAGCAACTGGGTGCATGTTAAATCTCGATGGGGTTCGCGGTAGTGATTCTTGCAACGATTTGGAGGCTCAGGTAGCTGATAATTCTTTGGGTGATAATAACAAACAGGTGACGAGCAATGTTCATGATGTGCATTCGATGCACGATTCACCTATGGTGGAGAACTCTTCATCATATGGGTCATCTTCTTCGTCGCCTTCCATGTCTAACCTGCCTCCTATTCGTGTTCGTGTTGAGGATCAGAAGCTTGGCATGGAGGAACAGTTTGCGCAGATAAGTTTTGCGCCAAGTGGGTTGAAGCAAGATGATACGTTTGGTGTTTTGTCTGCTCCTCCTCCTTCACTTCCTACAGTTATGGCTTCTGCAAGTACTGCGGCGTCAGCGGCTATTCCTACGGCTGTTTCTAATGAGACGGCGAGTCGGGTTTTCTCCGATGATGAGAGATCGGATCAGGGGGTTCCGGTTGGGTTTCGAAAGCCTCCATTGCCGCTGCAGCCAGTGCATATGAAGGCTTGTGGAGGACCTGGAGGTTATAGTCTGCCTTCGCCGGATTCGGTTGCCAG CGATAGTAGCATCGCATCTGCGAGCTCCGTCTCAAAACCTTTGTACTATCAAGACCAAGTTCATGCTGCCCATAGAGACAACAGATCTCCTAATAGCCCAAGTACAAAGAATGAGATTCCTGATTCAAGTTCCCGAACCACCCAACAGCAACAAGTTCAGGATTCTGGCTACATTTTGGATCAACAGCAGCAACAACAGTTTCTTCATGCCAGTGCACATTACATGCCTCACCCTGCAGCCACAGGTCAAGCGCCAATGTCATCTTACTACCAAGTGTATGCTCCAACTTCACAGCAGCAGCTTCATCACCCAACAGATCAGCAATATTCGTTGTATGTAATGCCCTCTGTTGCACAGGCACAATCATACACCATGTCTATGCAATCTAACATAGCCGACACGACCGGAGCGGCTGCACATCCTGCCATGTTTGCTGCCTCTGCAGCTTACAAGGATGCAATTCCACCCATCTACCCCACAAAGACGACGACCGCTGCTAAGTCGGAAATGGCTTCCAGCATATACAGAACAGCTGTGGCGGCAGCGAATCCTCAATTTGTTCAAGTCCCATCTAGGCAGTTTCAGCAACAATATGCAGGGTTTCATCCATCTCAGTCTATAGCTGTTGCTTCATCTGCTGCTGGGAATTATGGGTTTGAATACACCAACCATCCAAATCATGAACAAGTTTACTACACTCACCAAGCTGCTCCATTGCCTCCTCAATACCAAACCATGACAGCAGCAGCTGCTATAGCATTATCAGATGCTTCAAACCAGCTGCCTACAGAGTCTCTGCAGCAGATCAGAACCTCACAGCCACTCTAG